From the Lampris incognitus isolate fLamInc1 chromosome 6, fLamInc1.hap2, whole genome shotgun sequence genome, one window contains:
- the isl2a gene encoding insulin gene enhancer protein isl-2a: protein MVDILLSSSFLDDMGDHSKKKPGIAMCVGCGSQIHDQYILRVSPDLEWHAACLKCAECSQYLDETCTCFVRDGKTYCKRDYVRLFGIKCAKCDGGFCSSDLVMRARDNVYHMECFRCSVCTRHLLPGDEFSLRDDELLCRADHGLLVERASAGSPLSPAASVLPRPLHLSEPVSVVRHPPPHRGHVHKQSEKTTRVRTVLNEKQLHTLRTCYNANPRPDALMKEQLVEMTGLSPRVIRVWFQNKRCKDKKKSILMKQLQQQQHNDKANLQGMTGTPLVAGSPIRHDNTVQGNPVEVQTYQPPWKALSDFALQSDLDQPAFQQLVSFSESGSMGNSSASDVTSLSSQLPDTPNSMVPSPVDT, encoded by the exons ATGGTGGATATTTTGCTCAGCTCTTCTTTCTTGGATGATATGGGGGATCATTCCAAAA AGAAGCCCGGAATCGCGATGTGTGTGGGCTGTGGGAGTCAGATCCACGACCAGTACATACTGAGGGTCTCGCCGGACCTGGAGTGGCACGCCGCGTGTCTCAAGTGCGCCGAGTGCAGCCAGTACCTGGACGAGACCTGCACTTGCTTCGTCCGGGATGGCAAGACCTACTGCAAACGAGACTATGTAAG GTTATTTGGGATTAAATGTGCAAAATGTGACGGCGGCTTCTGCAGCAGCGACCTGGTGATGAGAGCGCGGGACAACGTGTACCACATGGAGTGCTTCCGGTGCTCGGTGTGCACGCGGCATCTGCTGCCCGGCGACGAGTTCTCTCTGCGGGACGACGAGCTGCTGTGCCGGGCCGACCACGGCCTGCTGGTGGAGCGGGCCTCCGCCGGGAGTCCCCTCAGCCCGGCCGCGAGCGTCCTGCCCAGACCGCTTCACCTCTCAG AGCCGGTGTCGGTGGTCCGGCACCCTCCCCCGCACCGGGGCCACGTCCACAAGCAGTCGGAGAAGACGACGCGCGTCCGCACCGTGCTGAACGAGAAGCAGCTCCACACCCTGCGGACCTGCTACAACGCCAACCCGCGGCCGGACGCGCTCATGAAGGAGCAGCTGGTGGAGATGACCGGCCTGAGCCCCCGGGTGATCCGGGTCTGGTTCCAGAACAAGCGCTGCAAGGACAAGAAGAAATCCATCCTCATGAAGcagctccagcagcagcagcacaacgACAAGGCT AATTTGCAGGGGATGACCGGTACTCCCTTGGTGGCCGGCAGTCCCATTCGTCACGACAACACCGTGCAAGGGAACCCGGTGGAGGTGCAAACTTACCAGCCGCCCTGGAAGGCCCTGAGCGACTTCGCCCTGCAGAGCGACCTGGACCAGCCCGCCTTCCAGCAGCTG GTGTCCTTTTCCGAGTCGGGCTCCATGGGGAACTCTTCGGCCAGCGACGTCACCTCGTTGTCGTCGCAGTTGCCGGACACGCCGAACAGCATGGTGCCCAGTCCCGTCGACACGTGA